The proteins below are encoded in one region of Paenibacillus albus:
- a CDS encoding GntR family transcriptional regulator, which translates to MLYIELELQGEVPMHEQIAQQIIAGIASGTIQPGKTLPSARKLALALRVKSQVVNKAYHTLLTEGFLQERYDGRLGVLVPSLAEMPRVTEGYMNRLQKQLQSLAAEGRARGMTEAEFSRACIKIYRSDLTRMGDALE; encoded by the coding sequence ATGTTGTATATTGAGCTGGAGCTACAAGGCGAAGTGCCGATGCATGAGCAGATTGCGCAGCAAATTATTGCGGGAATTGCTTCCGGAACCATTCAGCCGGGGAAGACGCTGCCTTCTGCGAGGAAGCTCGCTTTAGCACTTCGCGTCAAGTCGCAGGTCGTCAACAAGGCTTACCATACGCTGCTTACGGAAGGGTTTCTGCAGGAGCGCTATGATGGCAGATTAGGTGTACTCGTTCCTTCGCTTGCGGAGATGCCGCGGGTCACTGAAGGATATATGAACCGCCTGCAAAAGCAGCTTCAGTCGCTTGCGGCAGAAGGCCGGGCAAGAGGCATGACTGAGGCGGAATTCAGCAGAGCTTGCATCAAAATATATCGCAGCGACTTAACAAGGATGGGAGACGCATTGGAATGA